One stretch of Dissulfurimicrobium hydrothermale DNA includes these proteins:
- a CDS encoding valine--tRNA ligase: MKGVPLPKAYDFSAVERRWYGEWISAGLFRADAGSDRPAFSMVIPPPNVTGVLHIGHALNNTLQDILVRYKRMDGFDVLWVPGTDHAGIATQNVVERQLAAEGKTRDDLGRDEFIARVWRWRQESGGHIIEQLKRLGCSCDWSRERFTMDDGLSRAVREVFVRLFEEGLIYKGDRIINWCPRCHTALADIEVEHEMADGRIWYIRYPVSGGGGHVTVATTRPETMLGDTAVAVHPDDVRYSAVIGRMLHLPLMERDIPVVADDTVDPAFGTGAVKVTPAHDFNDFETARRHGLPAIDIFDKNAHIKPGFGPYSGLDRYEARKKIIEDLKAQGLLEKEESYSLAAGGCYRCKTTVEPRLSKQWFVKVAPLAGPALKAVLNGETRIMPASWIKTYEEWMTNIRDWCISRQIWWGHRIPAWECKACGELIVARETPKTCPRCGGLELIQEEDVLDTWFSSALWPFSTLGWPDETLELRRYYPTSVLITSFDILFFWVARMMMMGLHFMGDVPFVHVYLHALVRDGSGQKMSKSKGNVIDPITIMDRYGTDAVRFTLCSLAAQGRDIKLSEERIEGYRHFVNKIWNAARLVLMNLGGRHEALDAARVSGLTALAGLDLADCLYEKWILSRLSAVIAKVRAAFDNFDFDVAAREMYQFFWHEFCDWYLELAKPSFSSNDAAKKRTARVVSLIVLDNSLRLLHPIMPFVTEELWHSLPGRQGYIMTAPFPMSSPEFDSPEAEALVNGLIEVVTAIRNIRAELNIHPGAGVKVMVIAHSQRAMDIMESHGPAISTLARVEEIVFLPVGGRRPSGAATVILEDLELFVPVEGLVDIEGEIKKATREEKRLASEIEKAMTKLAREDFLSKAPREIIEKEREKLKRFEAQMEKIVNHKKMLESAIGSRDRDGQAFL, from the coding sequence ATGAAAGGCGTGCCTCTTCCAAAGGCGTATGATTTCAGTGCAGTGGAGCGCCGCTGGTACGGCGAGTGGATTAGCGCCGGGCTCTTCAGGGCGGATGCGGGTTCGGACCGGCCTGCGTTTTCCATGGTCATCCCCCCACCCAACGTGACAGGGGTATTGCATATCGGACATGCCTTGAACAACACGCTTCAAGACATCCTTGTACGCTACAAGCGCATGGACGGCTTCGATGTCCTTTGGGTGCCTGGTACGGATCACGCGGGCATCGCTACGCAAAATGTGGTGGAGCGCCAGCTGGCAGCGGAGGGCAAGACCCGTGACGATCTGGGCAGGGACGAGTTTATCGCGCGGGTCTGGAGGTGGCGGCAGGAGAGCGGCGGCCATATCATCGAACAGCTCAAACGCCTCGGCTGTTCATGTGACTGGAGCCGCGAGCGCTTTACTATGGATGATGGGTTGTCGCGCGCTGTCCGGGAGGTCTTTGTGAGGCTCTTTGAAGAAGGGCTCATCTACAAGGGCGATCGCATCATAAACTGGTGCCCGAGATGTCATACTGCCTTGGCTGACATAGAGGTCGAGCACGAGATGGCTGATGGCCGGATCTGGTATATAAGATATCCGGTCTCTGGCGGTGGAGGCCATGTGACGGTGGCCACCACAAGACCTGAAACCATGCTCGGCGATACGGCTGTTGCGGTCCATCCAGACGATGTGAGGTACAGTGCCGTTATCGGGCGGATGCTCCACCTTCCTTTGATGGAACGCGACATCCCGGTGGTGGCGGACGATACGGTCGATCCGGCATTTGGTACAGGCGCGGTCAAGGTTACGCCCGCCCATGATTTCAATGACTTTGAGACGGCGAGACGCCATGGCCTGCCGGCCATAGACATCTTTGACAAGAATGCCCACATCAAGCCGGGGTTCGGCCCTTATTCAGGTCTCGACCGCTACGAGGCGAGAAAGAAGATCATTGAAGACCTCAAGGCCCAAGGGCTTCTGGAAAAGGAGGAATCTTACAGTCTTGCGGCTGGTGGTTGTTACCGTTGCAAGACTACGGTCGAGCCTAGATTGTCGAAGCAGTGGTTCGTGAAGGTCGCCCCGCTTGCAGGGCCGGCGTTAAAGGCGGTCTTGAATGGAGAGACCAGGATCATGCCGGCTTCATGGATCAAGACCTATGAGGAATGGATGACTAACATCCGCGATTGGTGCATCTCGCGCCAGATTTGGTGGGGGCACAGGATCCCGGCCTGGGAGTGCAAGGCATGTGGAGAGCTGATCGTGGCGAGGGAGACACCTAAGACATGTCCAAGATGCGGCGGTTTGGAACTCATCCAGGAGGAGGACGTGCTCGATACGTGGTTCAGCTCGGCCCTTTGGCCGTTTTCGACCCTGGGCTGGCCTGATGAAACGCTGGAGCTCAGACGCTATTATCCGACTTCCGTGCTCATCACTAGCTTTGACATCCTTTTTTTCTGGGTGGCCCGTATGATGATGATGGGGCTGCACTTCATGGGGGATGTCCCGTTCGTGCATGTCTATCTCCATGCGCTGGTGCGCGATGGATCGGGTCAGAAGATGAGCAAATCCAAGGGGAATGTCATAGATCCTATCACCATTATGGACAGATATGGCACGGATGCGGTGCGCTTCACTTTGTGTTCATTGGCTGCACAAGGTCGGGACATCAAGTTGTCGGAGGAGAGGATTGAGGGTTACAGGCACTTTGTAAACAAGATCTGGAATGCCGCAAGGCTTGTGTTGATGAATCTTGGGGGCAGGCATGAGGCCTTGGACGCTGCAAGGGTGTCCGGTCTTACAGCCCTCGCCGGTCTCGATCTCGCCGATTGTCTTTACGAAAAGTGGATACTCTCGCGTCTCAGCGCCGTCATCGCCAAGGTAAGGGCTGCATTCGACAACTTTGATTTTGATGTGGCGGCAAGGGAGATGTACCAGTTTTTTTGGCATGAATTCTGTGATTGGTATCTCGAGCTTGCAAAGCCATCCTTTTCAAGCAATGACGCCGCAAAAAAACGGACTGCGAGGGTCGTTTCGCTCATAGTGCTCGACAACAGTCTAAGGCTCTTACACCCAATCATGCCCTTTGTGACAGAAGAACTTTGGCACAGCCTCCCGGGCAGACAAGGTTATATCATGACCGCTCCATTTCCTATGTCTTCGCCTGAGTTCGATTCCCCTGAGGCCGAGGCCCTGGTCAACGGCCTTATCGAGGTTGTGACGGCCATAAGAAACATCAGGGCCGAACTGAATATCCACCCAGGGGCCGGGGTGAAGGTCATGGTGATCGCCCATTCGCAAAGGGCAATGGACATCATGGAGTCTCATGGGCCTGCCATATCCACGCTTGCCAGGGTTGAAGAAATCGTCTTTCTCCCTGTGGGCGGGAGGAGACCTTCGGGTGCTGCGACCGTGATCCTTGAAGACCTTGAGCTATTCGTGCCGGTCGAAGGCCTTGTTGACATAGAAGGTGAGATCAAGAAGGCCACAAGGGAAGAGAAAAGACTCGCCTCCGAGATTGAAAAGGCCATGACAAAACTTGCCAGAGAGGATTTTCTTTCAAAGGCCCCACGTGAGATCATTGAAAAGGAGCGGGAGAAGCTCAAGAGGTTCGAGGCGCAGATGGAAAAGATCGTAAACCACAAAAAGATGCTTGAATCCGCCATAGGATCAAGGGATAGAGATGGACAGGCGTTTCTATGA
- a CDS encoding GNAT family N-acetyltransferase — translation MNSLYPINLRTHLNATDAVGIKALLDRTGLFRADEVVVALELVNDRLFLHGDKSDYLFVVAETSIGGAEGLAGFACYGRIPCTKASFDLYWIAVEPEMQGLGIGKVILSLVESMIISSGGQRLYAETSSQPSYETARLFYERCGFKRLAFLENFYAEGDGKIIYGKKLTPPISN, via the coding sequence ATGAACAGCCTTTATCCCATAAACCTTAGAACGCATCTAAACGCAACGGACGCGGTCGGAATCAAGGCGCTGCTCGATCGCACAGGCCTCTTCAGGGCCGATGAGGTGGTCGTGGCCCTGGAACTGGTAAACGACCGCCTGTTTCTACACGGAGACAAAAGCGATTACCTGTTTGTCGTGGCGGAGACATCTATCGGCGGCGCTGAAGGTCTCGCAGGTTTTGCATGTTACGGACGCATCCCGTGTACCAAAGCGAGTTTTGACTTATACTGGATAGCCGTAGAACCTGAAATGCAGGGCCTTGGCATCGGCAAGGTCATCCTCAGTCTCGTCGAATCCATGATAATCAGCTCAGGAGGCCAAAGGCTCTATGCCGAAACCTCGTCACAACCCTCTTATGAAACAGCCCGTCTGTTTTATGAAAGATGCGGCTTTAAGCGCCTTGCCTTCTTGGAAAATTTTTATGCCGAAGGTGACGGCAAGATCATATACGGCAAAAAACTTACACCTCCAATATCAAACTAA
- a CDS encoding type II toxin-antitoxin system HicB family antitoxin: MDYNIEYEQEEDGRWIAEVPGLPGVLAYGKTAKEAMAKAEALALRVMAERIETNESQPVPVSFNFAAPA; the protein is encoded by the coding sequence ATGGATTACAATATTGAATATGAACAAGAGGAAGACGGCCGCTGGATAGCCGAGGTGCCCGGACTTCCAGGTGTCCTTGCTTACGGCAAAACTGCAAAAGAAGCGATGGCCAAGGCAGAAGCCCTGGCCCTTCGCGTTATGGCGGAACGTATTGAAACAAACGAAAGCCAGCCCGTTCCCGTATCCTTCAATTTTGCAGCACCCGCATGA
- a CDS encoding VgrG-related protein, whose translation MMSIAPIRFKTPIAIGTASQNRYHMQLNGFGAVNSFNAALASAKENAMPNDHTATMQAGKNFHAEDAASTNAPPNAPAESMSDNLAKVMAALEQERFLAFLLTRLGQVPTAQDQGAVMDIAEAPQVISFQTQAIHVPAAHDTAASSIHGDTLEDTGHGEIGRLSAEFESGNQGPGTIGYDETGGTSYGTYQISSRRGTFNRFISFLEKYAPDYAARLKAAGNPDTGGKSGKVPQEWQRIAKEDPGGFEALQRQFIKDTHYGPALQKIAQNTGIDLSERSSALKEVLWSTSVQHGPDGAARIFKKAIEGLRAKGDLSDQAIINAVYDIRGRQFGSSAQQVQQAITRRFSEEKVAALGILKDNISV comes from the coding sequence ATGATGAGCATCGCCCCTATCAGGTTCAAGACACCCATTGCAATCGGCACAGCGTCACAAAACAGATACCATATGCAGCTCAATGGGTTCGGCGCTGTCAATTCCTTTAACGCTGCCCTGGCCAGCGCAAAAGAAAATGCTATGCCGAATGACCATACTGCCACGATGCAGGCAGGTAAAAATTTCCATGCCGAAGACGCGGCGTCGACCAATGCGCCGCCGAACGCGCCAGCCGAATCAATGTCGGACAACCTTGCAAAGGTTATGGCAGCACTTGAACAGGAGCGCTTTCTGGCCTTTCTGCTTACTAGACTCGGCCAGGTCCCGACAGCTCAGGATCAGGGCGCAGTTATGGATATTGCAGAGGCGCCGCAGGTGATCTCTTTCCAAACACAGGCGATCCATGTACCAGCCGCACATGACACCGCTGCAAGCAGTATCCATGGCGACACCTTGGAAGATACCGGGCATGGAGAAATAGGAAGGCTTTCGGCTGAATTTGAATCTGGCAATCAAGGTCCTGGAACAATAGGTTATGATGAAACAGGCGGAACGTCCTATGGGACATACCAGATTTCAAGCCGCCGAGGTACCTTTAACCGTTTCATCTCATTTCTTGAAAAATACGCCCCTGACTATGCAGCAAGACTTAAGGCCGCCGGGAACCCGGATACAGGCGGAAAGTCAGGCAAGGTCCCGCAGGAATGGCAGAGGATCGCAAAGGAAGATCCAGGGGGCTTTGAGGCCCTGCAGCGACAATTCATCAAAGACACCCACTACGGCCCAGCGCTTCAAAAAATCGCCCAGAACACTGGTATCGACCTGAGTGAAAGGTCATCCGCACTTAAAGAGGTGCTGTGGAGTACATCTGTCCAACATGGGCCTGACGGGGCCGCCAGGATATTCAAGAAGGCCATTGAAGGCCTCAGGGCCAAAGGCGATCTCTCCGATCAGGCCATCATAAATGCCGTATATGACATAAGAGGCCGCCAGTTCGGTTCTTCTGCCCAGCAGGTGCAACAGGCTATAACCAGAAGGTTTTCAGAGGAGAAGGTGGCGGCCCTTGGTATCCTGAAAGACAATATCAGCGTTTAA
- the nadC gene encoding carboxylating nicotinate-nucleotide diphosphorylase, translating to MDRRFYEGIVAQALREDIGHGDITTSLCVPRDVKGRAVVVAKEDCVVAGIFVAEEAFLQCDPDCSFPMALNEGARANSGDVVMEIQGSLQAILQAERTALNFLQRLCGIATLTRHFVEKIGGLPCRLVDTRKTTPCLRVLEKYAVRAGGGFNHRYGLSDGILIKDNHIAACGSIKEALSKVRASCPHTLKIEIEVSTLDELKEAIDAGADAVLLDNMDVKTLTEAVAMARGLKPGLLLEASGGVCLENVRDVAGTGVDIVSAGALTHSARAVDLSLRVIRFAFADGHCLTPSSSASSRGSESSSTCN from the coding sequence ATGGACAGGCGTTTCTATGAAGGGATAGTGGCGCAGGCGCTCCGTGAGGATATCGGGCACGGGGATATCACTACTTCGCTTTGCGTGCCGCGGGATGTCAAGGGCCGTGCCGTTGTCGTTGCCAAGGAAGACTGTGTCGTTGCCGGGATATTTGTCGCTGAAGAGGCCTTTTTGCAGTGCGACCCGGATTGCAGCTTCCCGATGGCCCTTAATGAGGGCGCAAGGGCCAACAGCGGCGATGTGGTGATGGAGATACAGGGCAGTCTCCAGGCCATCCTTCAGGCGGAGCGCACGGCCTTGAATTTCCTGCAGCGGCTCTGCGGCATTGCAACCCTGACCAGGCACTTTGTAGAGAAGATAGGCGGCCTCCCCTGCCGCCTTGTTGATACCAGAAAGACCACCCCGTGCCTGAGGGTGCTTGAAAAATACGCGGTGCGGGCAGGGGGCGGCTTCAACCACCGCTATGGGCTTTCAGACGGCATCCTCATAAAGGACAACCACATAGCGGCCTGCGGTTCCATAAAAGAGGCCTTGTCAAAGGTCAGGGCCTCATGTCCACATACGCTCAAGATCGAAATCGAGGTCAGTACCCTGGATGAACTAAAGGAGGCCATCGATGCCGGGGCGGATGCAGTGCTTTTGGACAACATGGATGTCAAGACCTTGACAGAGGCCGTGGCCATGGCCCGCGGTTTAAAGCCAGGCCTCCTGCTCGAGGCCTCGGGCGGCGTTTGCCTTGAAAACGTAAGGGATGTGGCCGGAACCGGGGTCGATATCGTGTCTGCAGGGGCGCTCACCCACTCGGCCAGGGCCGTTGATCTGAGTCTCAGGGTGATACGTTTTGCCTTTGCGGATGGCCATTGTCTCACCCCTTCAAGTTCGGCATCTAGCAGGGGATCGGAGAGCTCGTCGACCTGCAATTGA
- a CDS encoding helix-turn-helix domain-containing protein: protein MAQDGDIPTSKVGNQWRFDRDGIDQWMKSQRPVTGKVPTGGTE from the coding sequence ATGGCCCAAGATGGGGACATTCCGACTTCCAAGGTCGGCAACCAATGGCGCTTCGACCGAGATGGAATCGACCAGTGGATGAAAAGTCAGAGGCCAGTGACGGGTAAGGTGCCAACCGGAGGAACAGAATGA
- a CDS encoding D-alanine--D-alanine ligase family protein, with amino-acid sequence MRVAIIYNAVDGNCDPSELDVLDQAQTVGKALDVLGVTYAALPITKIFKDLMYGIERFRPDIVFNLVESVSGKDELHPNIAAVLELIGLPFTGSSARGLWLTTDKIIAKEIMQARGIPTPDFWTYPEDMRPYRVCRTGEWTADDHLLACGHDVRCRKTGGPWIVKPAAKDASIGIDEDAVFSSADDLMAGLSSRWKAPDAKPFLVERYIHGREFNISMLERPGGVECLPPAEIVFRNHPKGRPKILDWQAKWDTSALSYHNTVRSFDFTPEDLPLLEKLKALAKACWKAFELNGYARVDMRVDENKMPWILEINANPCLSGNAGFMAAAREGGLSKEEVIKRILEAAMRYEQPLSHKP; translated from the coding sequence ATGCGGGTAGCAATAATATATAATGCCGTAGACGGGAACTGCGATCCGTCCGAACTTGATGTCTTGGATCAGGCACAGACAGTGGGTAAGGCCCTCGATGTACTAGGGGTAACATATGCCGCCTTACCCATAACTAAGATATTCAAGGATCTTATGTATGGCATCGAGAGATTCAGGCCTGACATAGTCTTCAATCTCGTTGAATCAGTTAGCGGAAAAGATGAACTCCATCCAAATATCGCAGCGGTGCTTGAACTGATCGGGCTTCCATTTACCGGATCATCGGCCCGAGGTCTCTGGCTTACCACTGACAAGATCATTGCCAAGGAGATAATGCAGGCGAGGGGCATACCAACCCCTGATTTTTGGACATATCCAGAGGATATGCGGCCCTACCGGGTCTGCCGCACAGGCGAATGGACCGCAGATGATCACCTGCTGGCTTGCGGACATGATGTCCGCTGTCGAAAAACCGGGGGTCCGTGGATCGTAAAGCCCGCTGCAAAGGATGCCTCTATCGGCATAGACGAAGATGCCGTCTTTTCCTCCGCGGATGATCTCATGGCAGGGCTGTCGTCGAGATGGAAGGCGCCTGACGCTAAACCGTTCCTGGTAGAGCGATACATACACGGACGAGAATTCAACATATCCATGCTTGAAAGACCTGGAGGTGTCGAATGTCTGCCTCCGGCGGAAATCGTGTTCCGCAATCACCCGAAAGGGCGCCCGAAGATACTTGACTGGCAGGCGAAGTGGGACACATCAGCCCTATCTTATCATAACACGGTGAGATCATTTGACTTTACGCCAGAAGATCTTCCGCTTCTCGAGAAGCTGAAGGCCCTGGCAAAGGCGTGTTGGAAGGCCTTTGAACTAAACGGCTATGCAAGAGTCGACATGAGAGTAGATGAAAACAAGATGCCCTGGATCCTCGAGATAAATGCAAACCCATGCCTGTCCGGTAATGCAGGATTCATGGCTGCGGCCAGGGAGGGCGGACTTTCGAAAGAAGAGGTCATCAAGAGGATACTTGAGGCCGCAATGCGATATGAACAGCCTTTATCCCATAAACCTTAG
- a CDS encoding AAA domain-containing protein codes for MCDALKNALALEELIAKCQEAIKQCSGMGEPVWADESQIERVISSCRLALARIRKRRAIEEIQSIETTISLMAASGDTHPVTNDLLSAVHSRDVEKFARCVNTIQDLTNERQCLQKMDDDLSDLRRLLPQFTKSLEQTCNDPYWEERVQHINDAWHWAQARYWLEDYIRQEDVPALAKRAKQIEDEINNIIAKLAALHAWSFCFSRLKKDHCGHMAAWQLSMRKLGKGTGKHAPHHRREAQEHLNKCREAVPAWVMPLHRVWDTVSPAPGMFDVIIVDEASQCGFEALPLFYLGKKIVIVGDDKQISPDAVGLPRDPVHRLMEEFLHDFQFRSSFDIESSLFDHGKLRYGTRRITLREHFRCMPEIIRFSNNLCYSDTPLIPLRQYGPNRLPPLDHVFVKGGYREGSNNRAINRPEAEAIVERIAEMSGDSRYDGKTMGVVVLQGEAQAALIESQLLERLGAEEMERRRLICGNPYSFQGDERDIMFLSLVAASNERIGPLTKAVDERRFNVAASRARDMMILFHSVTCDDLSALCLRRQLLEFFENTKPQQIAGIERDELERRAAQDNRRVVSPPAPFESWFEVDIALELLRRDFTVLAQHEVAGKRIDLVVEGGQARLAVECDGDRWHGADRYEDDMQRQRQLERCGWEFFHVRESAFYSNKVDALNGLWNALDKRDIYPQYVDVSKESSTYSFLRRKTKRPSKNPRESEPDRSIHGSEIDIKVEVEDTVVYVDIENPQDEKQALITYERSNPECGAININTPIARALLGKPLNSIVEAKLPKGTVSLRIKDIKKPV; via the coding sequence TTGTGCGATGCGCTCAAAAACGCCCTGGCGCTTGAGGAACTCATTGCCAAATGCCAAGAAGCGATAAAACAATGTTCAGGCATGGGCGAACCCGTATGGGCCGACGAATCCCAGATTGAAAGGGTTATCTCCTCGTGTCGCCTTGCATTGGCCCGTATCCGCAAGCGGCGCGCCATCGAGGAAATTCAGAGTATTGAGACCACGATCTCACTCATGGCTGCCAGTGGCGACACGCATCCGGTGACAAACGATTTGCTGAGCGCCGTGCACAGCCGCGACGTGGAAAAGTTCGCACGATGCGTGAATACGATTCAAGATTTGACAAATGAGCGTCAGTGCCTTCAGAAAATGGACGATGATCTGTCAGATTTGCGCCGTTTGCTCCCGCAGTTCACAAAATCCTTGGAACAAACCTGCAACGATCCTTATTGGGAGGAGCGAGTCCAGCATATCAATGACGCCTGGCATTGGGCCCAGGCGCGGTACTGGCTCGAGGATTACATCCGGCAGGAAGACGTTCCAGCGCTCGCCAAACGCGCCAAACAAATCGAGGACGAGATCAACAACATTATAGCGAAGCTTGCCGCGCTTCACGCCTGGTCGTTCTGTTTCTCGCGGCTCAAGAAAGACCATTGCGGTCACATGGCAGCTTGGCAACTGTCCATGCGGAAACTTGGCAAAGGGACGGGAAAGCACGCGCCGCATCACCGACGTGAAGCGCAAGAACATTTGAATAAATGCCGTGAGGCGGTTCCGGCATGGGTCATGCCGCTCCATCGCGTTTGGGACACGGTGTCTCCCGCGCCCGGCATGTTCGATGTGATTATCGTTGACGAGGCTTCGCAATGTGGCTTCGAAGCCCTCCCCTTGTTCTATCTGGGAAAGAAGATAGTGATCGTTGGCGATGACAAGCAGATCAGCCCAGACGCTGTGGGTTTGCCCCGCGATCCGGTGCATCGCCTGATGGAAGAATTCCTTCACGATTTCCAGTTCAGGTCGTCGTTCGATATTGAGAGCAGCCTATTCGATCACGGGAAACTTCGGTATGGAACCAGACGTATAACGCTGCGGGAGCATTTCCGCTGTATGCCGGAGATCATTCGATTCAGCAACAATCTGTGCTATTCGGATACTCCGCTGATCCCCTTGCGGCAATATGGCCCGAACCGCCTGCCTCCGCTCGACCATGTCTTTGTGAAAGGCGGATATCGTGAGGGCTCGAACAACCGTGCGATCAACCGTCCGGAGGCCGAAGCCATCGTTGAGAGAATTGCAGAGATGAGCGGCGACAGTCGTTATGACGGCAAGACGATGGGCGTGGTAGTGCTTCAAGGTGAGGCGCAAGCGGCTTTGATCGAGAGTCAATTGCTCGAACGATTGGGCGCCGAGGAAATGGAGCGGCGCCGCTTGATCTGCGGCAATCCCTACAGTTTCCAGGGCGACGAGCGAGACATCATGTTTCTGTCGCTTGTCGCTGCCAGCAACGAAAGAATCGGTCCCCTCACAAAAGCGGTGGATGAGCGACGTTTCAATGTCGCGGCCAGCCGCGCCCGTGACATGATGATTCTTTTCCACTCGGTCACTTGTGACGATCTCAGCGCCTTGTGTCTTCGACGTCAGTTGCTTGAGTTCTTCGAGAACACGAAACCGCAACAGATCGCCGGAATCGAGCGGGACGAATTGGAGCGGCGAGCGGCCCAGGACAACCGGCGCGTTGTGAGTCCTCCCGCACCATTCGAAAGTTGGTTCGAGGTTGACATCGCCTTGGAACTTCTTCGCAGGGATTTCACGGTGCTTGCCCAGCATGAAGTCGCAGGCAAGCGGATTGATCTCGTGGTCGAGGGCGGACAAGCGCGTCTGGCGGTCGAGTGCGACGGCGACCGTTGGCATGGCGCTGACCGCTATGAAGACGACATGCAACGCCAGCGACAATTGGAGCGTTGCGGATGGGAGTTCTTCCATGTCAGGGAATCGGCATTTTACTCAAACAAGGTGGATGCCTTGAATGGTCTTTGGAATGCACTAGATAAAAGAGATATTTATCCGCAATATGTTGATGTTTCAAAAGAATCAAGTACATACTCATTTTTGAGACGCAAGACGAAGCGACCGAGCAAGAACCCCCGAGAAAGCGAGCCCGATAGGTCTATTCATGGGTCAGAGATCGATATCAAAGTCGAAGTTGAGGATACCGTAGTTTATGTAGATATTGAAAATCCTCAGGACGAAAAGCAGGCATTAATAACTTATGAAAGATCAAATCCGGAATGCGGGGCTATCAATATCAACACGCCAATCGCAAGAGCGCTTTTAGGTAAGCCATTAAACTCCATCGTTGAGGCAAAGTTACCCAAAGGAACGGTCTCGTTACGCATCAAAGACATTAAGAAGCCAGTCTAA
- a CDS encoding D-alanine--D-alanine ligase family protein translates to MHLGLTYDLKQDYMDRGWRPDDAAEFDSAETIDAIASAIERLGHRASRIGNCLDLITALAAGKRWDLVFNIAEGTHGRSREAQVPAILECLSIPYTMCDPLTASITLDKETAKRIVRDHGLATPDFTVIKRPGDINTVTLPFPLFLKPVAEGTGKGISSRSLVRDHDELESAALEMLKTYAQPVLVEAYLPGREVTVGVIGTDDEAEAIGVMEIIFKPGIKDAFYSHHVKDNYKKFVEYRLLEPGDDARKAEELAVSAHTALGCRDVSRVDLRADGHGKWHFLEVNPLPGLHPVDSDLPILCRLKGIEYHKLIENIISSALKRIHSPYAGSNNI, encoded by the coding sequence ATGCACCTAGGCCTTACATACGACCTCAAGCAAGACTACATGGATAGAGGATGGAGGCCCGATGATGCGGCCGAATTCGACTCAGCCGAGACTATAGACGCCATAGCCTCTGCGATAGAAAGGCTTGGACACAGGGCAAGCCGTATAGGCAACTGCCTGGACCTTATAACGGCGCTGGCCGCCGGTAAACGCTGGGATCTCGTATTTAACATAGCCGAAGGCACACACGGGAGAAGCAGGGAGGCCCAGGTGCCTGCTATCCTTGAGTGCCTCTCCATACCCTACACCATGTGCGACCCCCTTACCGCATCCATAACACTTGACAAAGAAACGGCTAAACGGATAGTGCGCGACCACGGCCTTGCCACCCCTGATTTCACGGTGATCAAAAGGCCCGGCGACATAAACACCGTCACGCTGCCATTTCCGCTTTTCTTAAAGCCTGTGGCAGAAGGTACGGGCAAGGGCATATCATCGCGATCCCTTGTAAGAGATCATGACGAACTCGAGTCCGCCGCGCTAGAAATGCTCAAGACCTATGCCCAACCCGTACTGGTTGAGGCTTATCTCCCTGGACGCGAAGTCACTGTGGGCGTAATAGGCACCGATGACGAGGCCGAGGCAATAGGCGTTATGGAGATCATATTCAAACCAGGGATAAAAGATGCATTTTATTCCCACCACGTAAAAGACAACTACAAAAAATTCGTAGAATACAGGCTACTTGAGCCAGGAGATGATGCGCGGAAGGCTGAAGAGCTTGCCGTATCAGCCCACACGGCCCTGGGGTGCAGGGATGTATCAAGGGTGGACCTCAGGGCTGACGGTCATGGGAAATGGCATTTCCTCGAGGTGAACCCGCTTCCCGGTCTGCACCCAGTTGATTCAGACCTTCCTATACTCTGTCGGCTTAAAGGTATTGAGTATCACAAGCTGATAGAAAATATCATATCCTCAGCGCTCAAACGAATCCATTCCCCTTATGCGGGTAGCAATAATATATAA